The sequence TTTTAATTCTGTCTCTTCTTGATAGTTTAGCTGCCATGACGATTATTTTTTAGATGCTGATTTACCTGCTTTTCTTCTCAATACCTCGCCAACAAACTTGATACCTTTACCTTTGTAAGGCTCTGGTGCACGTAACGAGCGGATCTTCGCTGCTACCTGACCGATCAATTGCTTGTCGATAGATTCCAGGATGATAGTTGGGTTTTTACCCTTATCAGCAGTGGTTGTAACTTTAATTTCGGTTGGTAATTCAAATACGTAGTGGTGAGAGTAACCCAACACTAAATCTAAGGTATTACCGGTGTTAGTGGCACGGTAACCTACACCTACTAACTCTTGTTGTACTTTGTAACCTTC comes from Mucilaginibacter mali and encodes:
- the rplF gene encoding 50S ribosomal protein L6; translated protein: MSRVGKAPIAIPAGVTITVSADNVVTVKGPKGQLQQAVDSDITIAQEDGQLLVQRPSDQKRHKALHGLYRALLNNMVIGVTEGYKVQQELVGVGYRATNTGNTLDLVLGYSHHYVFELPTEIKVTTTADKGKNPTIILESIDKQLIGQVAAKIRSLRAPEPYKGKGIKFVGEVLRRKAGKSASKK